TGTTATTCCGCCTAGCGGACGTACACTTTCAGGTGGTATAGACCCAGCTGCATTCCATCGTCCAAAACGTTTCTTCGGTGCAGCGCGAAATATCGAAGAAGGCGGCAGCTTTACTATTTTAGCAACAGCTTTAGTTGATACCGGTTCCCGTATGGATGATGTTATTTATGAGGAGTTTAAAGGGACAGGCAATATGGAACTGCATCTTGATCGACAATTAGCAGAGCGCAGAATTTTCCCTGCAATTGATATTTTACGCTCTGGTACACGTAAGGAAGAATTGCTTGTTGATAAGGGGCATCTTGATAAAATGTGGGCCATCCGCAAAACGATGCAGGATTCACATGACTTCCTTGAGCGTTTCCTAAAACGCCTGAAAGCATCAAAGAGCAATGAAGAATTCTTGCAATTAATGGATGAAGAAATGAAACGAAAAGGCATGACAAAATAAATTTTTCTGTTCGTACAGATTTAAAAGAGGGTAAAAAGAACCGAAAGCGGCTAAACTCACCATCCTTCTAACTCGGCAAAGGTTATATGTCCAGAATCAGCCGAAAAATTACTGTTCTCGAAGGGTTATTTTTACAGGATTTTTTGGGTAACCTCTATTGCAATCATGCCTTCATCCTGTTATAATCTTTCTATGTGAGTTTAGAAAAGGCATTATGCCTCTGACGGCTCTTGCAACAACTCTGTTTCCTCAGGATTCAGGGCAAAAAGGAGTGGAAGACATGAAAAAGGATATTCATCCAGAATACAGAAAAGTAGTCTTTCTTGATACAAGTTCAGATTACAAATTCTTGAGTGGTTCAACAAAGGGATCAAACGAAACAATTGAGTGGGAAGATGGTAACACATACCCATTACTCAAAGTTGAAATCAGCTCAGATTCACATCCATTCTACACTGGTAAGCAGAAAGCTGATAAAATTGGTGGACGTGTAGATCGATTCAAGAAAAAATATAATATGAAGTAAAAGGCTGAAAAGGGTTATCCCTTAAGCTGGATTGAAATAAGAGTCGTAGCATTTTTAATACGACTTAAAAAGTTAAAGCAATTTGCTTTAGCTTTTATAAAGGACAGGCAAAATGTCTCTATTTTGCCTGTTTTTTTACTTTGCAGATAAGTAAGTATGAAACTTGTCTATCTTTATAAGTACAGCAAAGCCTTTCACTCAGGAGGCTTGCATCCCAAATTATAAGGGCATCTAAGAAAGCAAAGGACACTTTCGTAAAATTCCCTTTAGCGAAAACCAAGTTTTCTAATATTATTCGAAAAAAAGAGGTTAATTTTATTGAGTATAGTGATAAACTATTCACTGTACATAAAGATTAGCCAACGTGATGAGAGGAGTTCCCCTGCATGTATGTAATGAAGCAAAGTGGTTGGGTTGAAGTTATATGCGGTAGTATGTTCTCTGGTAAATCAGAAGAATTAATCCGTCGTGTTCGTCGGGCAACATATGCCCACCTAACCGTTCGTGTGTTCAAGCCTGCAATTGATGATCGTTATGATGATACAGCTGTCGTGTCCCATAATGGCACTTCAACCATTGCTCGGCCGGTTCATAAATCTGTAGAGATTTTAGAACATATTGATGACCATATCGACATTGTTGGGATTGATGAAGTGCAATTTTTCGACGAGGATGTTGTGGAAATAGTTGAAGAGCTTGCCAATCGTGGAATTCGTGTTATCACGGCGGGGCTAGATACGGATTTTCGTGGTGAACCATTCGGACCTGTACCTAAGCTTATGGCATTAAGTGAATCTGTGACAAAGCTAAATGCTATATGTCCAGTTTGCGGTTCGCCTGCAAGCCGTACACAGCGTTTAATAGACGGCAGCCCAGCATCCTATGATGATCCAATTATTCTTGTTGGTGCATCGGAATCATATGAACCAAGATGTCGCCATCATCATGAGGTTCCAAAGAAGCCGAAAGCAAATTTTAACCGAAACCTGGAAAATGCAATAAAATAAATGAGAGCACCTGAATGGGTGCTTTTTGTTTGCACAATATGAAGTATCCGTATTATGCCGGTAATCCTAAATATAACCGGGTTATAAAAGAAGAGCTGACAAATTGTGGCTAGCTCTCCTTTATCCCATTGTAAATGAATAACGATATCTGCAGCCTTTATTACTTCATTTAAATCTGTTAAATGAATGATAAAGTCCTCTGCATGTTGGCTATGAACGTGGTTAGAAGTACTATCTGGTTTTGTTATTCACCACCAATTGTAATGGATTTCTTAGGCATTGTGTGTAAATCCCGTGCTGTTGTGTGGGCGTAAATTTCATAAACACCGCCTTCTTCAAATGTTACCTTCGCTGTATATGTACCATCTTCATGGTTGGTTGACTCAACCATTGTACTATTATCCTCATTTCCAGTTAACCAATGCTCAAAAACGACTTCATCCGCGTCGGTAACCATTTCATCACCATATGTAACAGTAGCCTTTAATTCAACTGTTTCACCAACATCTGCCTGTTCTGGCAATTCAAAGTCTACATCGAGTGACAATAGCTCATCTTCTGAGTCAACTTCACCTTCTGCCTGATTGTTGTTTGAACCACAAGCTGCCAATGCAAAAATACAGATTAAAATACTAACAAAGCCAAAAATCTTTTTCATAATTGTTCCTCCAATGTTTTAAAATTTATCAGGTATTGTTCGGATAATCATACCGCTACTGCTGACTTCTTTTACAGCTTGAATTGTGGCCTTGCAGTTTCTGAATGATTTCATTTTTTGCTTCATAAAAATTAAAAACATATCCACCGAAGCCATTCACAAACTTATCGGCATGCTCTTTCAGCTCAAAGGTCAAAATTTGCGGATGGCAGCAACCCATATGGATTTCAGTATCCATAACATACCACGCTACAGGTGCACTGATCGTCGTTTGTTTTAAAAAGTCCGGACAGATGGCGTGAATAACCCTGTCATTCAATTGCTGGTAGCGCAGTAAGCCGCAATGAGCACAGCAAGCGGTTTCAATTTGACTGGTTGATAAAATTAAACGATATGCCATTCTTTCATTAACTATTCGACCGCAAAGCACGCATTTTCCTTTATCATTATTCAAATCTTGCTTGGAATCAGGAACACGAATCTCAGGAATCGTAATCCCGCCAAATGTTTTTATTACAGTACCATCCTCAATCAATGGCTTCAGATCACGATGAATTGTCATTTCTGAGACATTAAGTAATGTACTTAAATCCGAAATTTTCATACTTTTATTTTCAAGTATAAGCTGCTTAATTCGATTTTGTCTCTCTAACGGAAGCATTATCCATCTCCTTTCGCTAAAATAGTCAATAACAAATATAAACAAAAAATAACAACATTTAACAACAATCTATCAGCATTTAAATTCAACGTCAATGAACAAATTGTGAAAACGCATTTACTGTTGAGTTTGACAGTTCTACTTAAAAAAACATTATCTTTTGAGAGAAGCAGATCATGTCTGTATCCCGTACCGCTAATTCTCAGGCAAAAGGCGAGCACATTCCGGCTAAACCCCAATCATTTTCACTACAGGGCCTTCAAGCACCATTCAATATCAACAAGTGCTTCAATTCCCGCAATACAAAGCAAAACCACCATCCACTAATTGACCATGCACCACAGGTTATAATATAATTAGACTGTTAATCAGAAAGAGGTGTACGTGAATGTTAGATCGTTTACAAACATTAGAAGATCGTTACAATAAATTGAATGAAATGCTAAGTGATCCGGATATTATTAGTGATACAAGTAAATTACGTGAGTATTCCAAGGAGCAATCAGGTTTAGAAGATGTTGTTCAAGCTTATCGTGAATATAAAGAAGTGACGTCCCAGCTGAAAGATGCAAAGGAAATGCTTGAGGAAAAATTGGACGATGAGATGTATGAAATGGTAAAAATGGAAATCGACGAGCTTAGTGAAACAAAAGCAGACTTAGAGGGTAAAATGAAAATTCTCCTTCTGCCAAAAGATCCGAATGATGACAAAAACGTATTTATGGAAATACGCGGGGCAGCAGGTGGAGATGAAGCTGCATTGTTTGCTGGTGATTTGTACCGAATGTATTCCCGTTATGCAGAGAGTCAAGGATGGAAAATTGAAGTAATGGAAGCCAGCTCTACTGGTGTTGGCGGCTATAAAGAAATTATTTTCATGATAAATGGAAACGATGTTTATTCTAAACTGAAATATGAAAATGGGGCGCATCGGGTACAGCGAGTTCCTGAGACGGAATCTGGT
This region of Oceanobacillus sp. FSL K6-2867 genomic DNA includes:
- a CDS encoding thymidine kinase, whose protein sequence is MYVMKQSGWVEVICGSMFSGKSEELIRRVRRATYAHLTVRVFKPAIDDRYDDTAVVSHNGTSTIARPVHKSVEILEHIDDHIDIVGIDEVQFFDEDVVEIVEELANRGIRVITAGLDTDFRGEPFGPVPKLMALSESVTKLNAICPVCGSPASRTQRLIDGSPASYDDPIILVGASESYEPRCRHHHEVPKKPKANFNRNLENAIK
- a CDS encoding FixH family protein, which encodes MKKIFGFVSILICIFALAACGSNNNQAEGEVDSEDELLSLDVDFELPEQADVGETVELKATVTYGDEMVTDADEVVFEHWLTGNEDNSTMVESTNHEDGTYTAKVTFEEGGVYEIYAHTTARDLHTMPKKSITIGGE
- a CDS encoding DeoR family transcriptional regulator, with the protein product MLPLERQNRIKQLILENKSMKISDLSTLLNVSEMTIHRDLKPLIEDGTVIKTFGGITIPEIRVPDSKQDLNNDKGKCVLCGRIVNERMAYRLILSTSQIETACCAHCGLLRYQQLNDRVIHAICPDFLKQTTISAPVAWYVMDTEIHMGCCHPQILTFELKEHADKFVNGFGGYVFNFYEAKNEIIQKLQGHNSSCKRSQQ
- the prfA gene encoding peptide chain release factor 1 → MLDRLQTLEDRYNKLNEMLSDPDIISDTSKLREYSKEQSGLEDVVQAYREYKEVTSQLKDAKEMLEEKLDDEMYEMVKMEIDELSETKADLEGKMKILLLPKDPNDDKNVFMEIRGAAGGDEAALFAGDLYRMYSRYAESQGWKIEVMEASSTGVGGYKEIIFMINGNDVYSKLKYENGAHRVQRVPETESGGRIHTSTATVAVLPEAEEVEVEIHDKDIRVDTFASSGPGGQSVNTTMSAVRLTHEPTGIVVSIQDEKSQIKNKEKAMKVLRARVYDKFQQEAQAEYDENRKSAVGTGDRSERIRTYNFPQNRVTDHRIGLTIQKLDQIMQGKLDEFIDALVMEEQTKKLEQIGE
- a CDS encoding type B 50S ribosomal protein L31, producing MKKDIHPEYRKVVFLDTSSDYKFLSGSTKGSNETIEWEDGNTYPLLKVEISSDSHPFYTGKQKADKIGGRVDRFKKKYNMK